TTTTATACGTCAGTTGCATGTCAAATCTTTGTGAGTGTTTAATGCCATATTTTTCAGggaaaaaatgcattttttttcacaCGCAAACTgttaacatatttaaaaatcCTCTGAAGAGTTAAAATTCATAGTTATATGGAAATGCAAATATAAGAGCAGAAATAATGTCAAAAAATTGTTCACACAAGAGAAGATAACTCTATTCAACAAAATGACAGAAAATCACACAGAAACTCTGTCATTGACTGCCTGCTTAGAATTTTTGAGTTTCTTTTTAGACATAATCTTATCCTACAATAATATTGTGCACTGAAGGTTTGCTTTTTACTGCTGTTGTTTACTCATCCAATCTTTGTTTCCATTCACTGTAGTCCTGTTTTATACCTAAGTTTTCAGTAATCTGTATTAAtgactattctgtatttgcagattacagagttatctgcccttgtgggtagatattgattgtgatgcCATGTGTTAGCAAGTGCAACATCATACTTGACAGAGAAAATGATGAGAGTTTCGTTTGAAAATAATGACTTCACCATGGATACCtatctgcaagggcagataactctgtaatatgcaaatataaaaCAGTTGTCTTTGGTCAGTCAGAACCAGCTGATTTAATTCAATTGTAAACTATTAAAAAGATCAAAATGATTTTGTACCATAAATCTAAGTCTGTACATACAGCTGTCATTAGTTCATTGATTGAGGTCACTGATCAATGAAACAAGATCAATGTCTTTGTTGGTAATTAGGattaaagttaaaaagttaaTCAAAGTGTCCtgaatgaaaattataaattccATAAGGTTAAAACTGACATCACAGAATTATTTACTTTCTCCGAGATCACAAAACAATTATTGTCTTATTGTTTAAACATGTACCAAACTTAATATAAATGTTCTTAAATTTTTGTGATAACTCACTAAAAGCATTAGATCAAATCATAAAATCGAGAaacttaattaatttaattcatTAGTACCAGTAATTCTTAATTGGATTTCTTCTTTTAATAGATATCACATATTTTCATGGTGAATTCACTTATTCTAGTTTTAAAGTAGGTGATATAATATCAAAACTAATTAGTAGTTATAGACTATTGACTAGGCCAGTAAAATGGCATACAATCTGATATACATATAGGAAAAGTAAAGTGTGCTGTGGTGTAATTAAGGTTCTGGGATTAACTTAATTAAGCCAATTGGTTTTTTGTGTAAGTGTGTTGGAATGTATTTTAATGGAGAAAAATTTATCACTGTAAATAAATAGTTTCAATCACAGGTAAATTAGGACCTTTACATGCAAGGGCACCAATTCTAAACAATTCAGGATTTTTGcctataaaatgttaaatcaGGTTACCTGAAAATTGTTAGACTATCCCCCCATGCAAAAATTAAGTATGggtaaatgttaaaatatggCAGTTTATAGCAAACATGATATGAAATGTTCTGGTATCATTACTTAACTTGTGAGCAATTCATACTTATTTCATCAAATGCTTCAAATAACTAAATGATAGTTTACTATTGTTTGACAATTTGGCATCGTTTGATAATTTGGCATCGTTTGATAATTTGGCATCGTTTGATAATTTGGCATCGTTTGATAATTTGGTGTCATTTGATAATTTGgcattgtttgataatttgGACAGTGATCATTAACCTTGAGCTACATCTGATTCTTTGTGGAGTCCAgatttatcatattttgtttctaATATGTCTTGCTAATTGTCAGTTTGTgtatacataaacatatatatcatatcacTGCTAGATTCAGTTATTAAGCACTAGGTACAGCTAGAATACTTATGATGAGTTTCATTTATTTGTAGGACAATTTCCAATCACACCTTCATGGTAAGCCAACCTATATTGGAAGAAATCGTCCAGATTCAAAATCTTTATCACGGGGATTGAAGTTAGACCCGCTCCAAACCAACAAAAATAAGAACCAACTGTCCACCATATTTGAACCCGAAATAGGGAACCCCAACGCTTTACAATTGGAAACGGAGTACGGGGACAAATTTGTGAAAGACACAGACTATGAACGGCCAGTTAGTGATCAAAACCGTATGAAATCCAATGGACAGTATGAGTCTGCCAACTACCCCAAAGCTCTGAGTGATATAGGACCTGTGTCTAGAGACAAATATAGCCAGCCTCCTGCCAAAGATGCATACTCTCACAATGACTTCAGTGAACAGACACCTCGTACAGTGCTAAACGAGGAGCGAAATAAGCTATTAAAGTATTTATGGAGCTCAAACCCTGGAGCTCTCCCTCAGAGGAAAATCGAGCTCTCCTTACTGGAGGAGGAGAAGCTGGGTCACATTGTCAGCGTAGAGCTGGATGGAATACCACGTAAACGCCTCGACAAAGTTCACGCAGAGGTCATTTCATCAGATTGGGCACAGAATGGAACATGTGCCCTTGTGGCGATGAAGAAAGCTCTAGAAGCCAATCAGGTTGGTTGTTATAACTTATTATGTTCTTATAATGATACACAATATAGAAAGTTTGTTTATCTTAAAatcatagttatctcccctgtaaaATCATAGTTATATCCCCTGTAAAATAAGTTACATAGTTATATCCCCTGAATCATACTTATTTCAACTTGAAatcatagttatctcccttgtaaaATCATAGTTATCTCCACTGTAAAATCATAGTTATCTCCACTGTGAAatcatagttatctcccttgtaaaatcatagttatctcccctgtaacATCATAGTTATCTCCACCGGACTAAATATAATACTTATACttgtgtattttcattttcagataCGTTTAGACCCTGATACTGTACGATTGGTAGCAGCTAAATTTGTTGATCATAATCAGAATGGATGGATATTTTATCGTGATTTTGTTAGATATCTAAAGAAATTTTTGCCTAAGGAACAGTAAGTATCTGAAGTTGTCACTTGTCTATTTTTTCAAAACACATTCATCAGAttgattttatcaattattattgAATGGTTCCACACCTTTCCATGCCATATTCTTTGTATAGAATGTGCATGGGCTGagaattatatacattgtaccaatCAACATCATGAGTTCTATATAAAGGTGAAGTATGGATTCTTCAAGTACTGTATCCATTCTTAAGTTCTGAAATTTATCCTTTGAGTGCCTTGCTTGAAAGAATTCAACATATTTCAGCAATACTAAGTTTCCACCTCACATAATGATCAATTGGCTAAGATACAGGGTATCTGAAATTCTACATTTGTACATCTAGTCTACCACCTCTTGAATGAATGGTCATGATACTGACCATTTAGTTTTTTGCTGTATGTTCTTTCAACCAATGTCTTCGGCTTTATGACGGTAAAACGTACCTAGCTAGTTCATTCGCCAAGAAGAAGTTTGCACAAGGCAAATTGACATGGTGGAAAACTATATGCAATATATCTTCTAACCTTGCTACACCTATAAATTGTATACCCATATGTTCCCTGTTGTTATTTGTAAGATGTAAAACCTTACCAATATGTCCACTTCCTTTCCAGACAAAGTAGTACTGACCATCGACACCAGAGCCTACCACACTCACCGTAAGTACTGCATGGGTTCATTGGAATCAAACTTTGAATGTATTTATCTGCAATGACTTCATTTGGGCCCAAAGAAAGGCCCCTTCCTCTATATACACAAATTGCtgtattttcacaatttcatatGAATGATTTACCAATGctagaaaaaaagtttgaaatacaGTTCGTcgtgtctataatgaccactgaaggggagacagaaaaaatgtcactatagacaggtgcctttataaacatatattgtttaatattaaGGGAGAAAAAATATACTATTTTTCCTATACATAAGGTCCTACAAGCCCTGAAATTACTGATCTGAAATCTGATTTGTTTCCTTTTCACCAGGATGGATGACCTGAATCCACAGCTCCACCGGACCCTTGGAAAGACGTTACAGATAGCTAAACAACAACTGGACGACAAACACATCAAACTTAACATGTCTGCAATCAGGAGGGATTTCGAATCAAAGGACAAACCCCACACTGGACGACTGAATGAATATGATGTATGGgctgtttgtatatataattctgAAAAGTTTAAAAACAGTTGCTATTAACTACAACACAATAACTtgtacatgaaatattgaaattttatctTAAATGACCAGGAATTTATAGGTGACTTGATGAGATAGCAGAAACATGCCTTCCTCCCTGTCATCTAACCCGAAGGGTCTGCttacctatagtcatcatgcttcgtccgccATCGTCCACCGTCAGTTaactttttacattttgaacttcttctagttctactggtgcgattaggctgaaacttgcctgaaatgattctgacatggtccagacaaagtgttgttattttttgagtcaatccaaaatccaagatggcagccacagccactatcttgaaaacacattttgaacttctcaagttctactggtgctattaggctgaaacttgcctgaaatgattctgacatggtccagacaaagtgttgttatttttcgggccgattccaaatccaagatggccgccacagccaccatcttgaaaacatattttgggATTTCTCAGTCTTCTCAAGTTctcaaatcgaagatggctgcCATAACATGGCTCACATATCTTATTAATTCCTATAAGAcaattgccaaggtagtcagatgactgttaaggcatATTATTTAGCTCTCCAGCTTCCGTGCTTCATTACAGGGAATCCCTCACATCCATCGTGATACTTGAATTAAGAGGGGGAATTTTTTCCATGtgtgatttattttcacatttggTGGGTGATAGGAAATTAGAGaaataaattgaagagaaataatttcaaatacaaGTCAAGTAGAATCATAAGTGTGCAAAATTAAATTGTCATGAATAAGTGGTTTGGGAGAAAAAGTTGAAATAAAGTCCCTACAAAATTACTTAGTTGACCATAGTATCTTCAGAAATTGAATTTATTGTTACAGCCCAGAAAATGAATCTCTATAATGATATCTTGTCTCTTGAACAGAGCTTTGATgtaatgtataaaatgtaatgATAACTTACTCTTGAACAGATCTTTGATGTAATGTACAAAAATGGTGTGACGCTGCCCAGTAATGTATTTAAGGACCTTCTATACATGAAAAGACGACCTCCACCCGATGGCCTGCATGagtaagttaaaaatatttgttataatcTATATAAACATTTCTCTCATAACGCACGTACAGAGAATATAGTGAGTTTTATCCTGTTCAGAGAATATAGTAGTTTTTATCCTAGAACTATTGTACTAGCAGAAAATCttcatttgttttatcaataaaaggAGCAATGCACTGGTCTGTGCTGACAGAAATTATCCCGTGTCTTTATCTCTGAGCACATACGTTACAGGCTTGCCACATATGTGAAAATACCAccatttaatgaaataattatgatCCACACacttaaaaaatgtaattttttgatttattgattggttaacaatttcttttttaatctGAAGTCAGTCtctttgaaatttttaaaatttcttacAATACATACAcctaatttgtattttatttcatggTTTTAGAATATACCTGTGTCTGAGTACTTGGTTCTAATTGTCCGAGAAGACTGCTTGTTGTTTCCTTCTGTAGGAGATAGTTGCTTTATTTTACAGCTGGGAGGCATTCCTTAGTGTACTTGAGATGCTACAACCGGACGCCACAGGTCTGGAACTCCCACGCAGTAAGCGTCCATTAGAGTATGCCAAACCCACACTGGAGATGTATGATACATGGCCGACGAGATCTCCTCGCCGTGACAACCCGCCCTATGATGGTTACCGACAGCAATCAGACCATCCACAAGAGGAACACTGGCAGCGCAATGGCTACCAACCTTCTTTTAGCAACGGAGACGCATATAACCAAGGTTACAATGGCAGCCAGTCCTACAGGCGGGAACCATCACCAAGTCGCGCTCAACAGATGTCTTATCGGGGCGATAATGTAAGGATGCCCCACCTCTAACCAAATatattgtagtttatatttagtTTTGTTTGTCCTTCCCTGGCTGCTACTCTCTTCTTCTGTTGTTTATCATCTCTTCCCCTGGCTCTCTGTCAACATTATATACACACACTACTAACACACAGATTAACAAAAATACTCAGTTACAGACGATGCACATTATTATGTACTACACTGAACAAGTTTCCCCATCATAGGACTTTATAGTTAGAAATAAAGTCCTATAGTATTATCTTTTATAAACGCTATCAAATCACAATCATTTTTGATTGGAGACTTTGAAGACTATATTATACTGTCAAGATCCTACTTATTccaatttgtgttttataagatcAATGCACACTGTTAAACATCAACATTGTAGATGTTATTAGAAGACACATCTTATAATGAAATAGCACTGAAATActgttaaggggagataattacattactattttgtatatatagccATACAGAATAtgtctgttttatatatacacaacacatataagcaaaataccatggccacactttttataatctgataattagcagAATGTTATGACAAggattatagtctatttcagagaAGTAAACCtggatttacctgtgttttacctGTGAATTTCACCTGTGCTACTGTACTTATTCCAtaagggtatcatttatgcataacatgtacatgcatgaaaattttattacatggaAACATCTATTCATATGTTACTCTTTTTGTAATCTCAGTTATGTTCTTGAtgtctgttttatatatacacaacacatataagTAAAATACCATGGCCACACTTGATATAGAAATAACAAGGTCCATCCTTGGTTTTTATACTTTCCCTTGTGTGATATCCGCTGTGTGTTTTAGTCACCGGCTAGACTGCAGCCACACCAGGGACCACTTCATTGTGTGTGTATAGAGTGGGATCTGTGATCGTAGAAAAATGGTTCGTTTGGTTGCTAAAGTTTTTTCTTTGAACATCCAGGGTTGTTTTGAGAAGAACATTTCTTGTAGTAGATTGTGGCTATTTAAGTTTTATGTTGCATTCAAAGTACGTAATCAGGATAAAATGTCTCCAAACCACATCCACAACAGCACGGACCATTCTCTTACTTAGAACCCCTCTCCACCCATCAAAAAAAACCGAAAACTTATGAAATGTTCATAGAGAATAACAACTACAATTCATTCATAAAATGCAAAAAGAAATGAGGAAAACGTTCCTGAATAATCTGATAACAACTTCACCTTTATTCTAGTCGCACAACTAATGTACACCACAGTTAGATTGTCTATACATCATCCAAACACAGCATAACATTAATATCTTCTTTGTTTAGCTAGCATGTTGTAAGTCCATAAATTTTGTTCCTATTGAGTCCttgagttttgaaaaaaaaatatcaagattGTTTCATTTCTTGATTAAGGTCTATGTATATCTATGTTaactgaaaattaaatattaagtTATCAATTATCTAaatttaactacatgtataacttgaaatatattaatataaatgaatggatttttttattcattccaAAAGGGTAAAAGAAATCAGGTGGGCAAATGTTGTATCACTATAAGATATGAATTACCAACTACtctgtataaattaattttatcgATTAAATTTTGCACGCTCCACTTTCTGAACTTAACCTGAATTAAACTTTATATCATAAAGCATGCTTTTAAAGTATGGTTAATTAATGAACTGCAATTAATTTACACTACCAGCTAAAAAGATCAAGTAACTCTGAGCTTCATTCACATCAGAACAAAACTGATGAAATTTAGACAAccattctgatctatcagatgtagagttacttcccttctttTCACACCAGCAGTGATATAGGGCTAGATATACTGATAACATATAGAACTATGGAAAGGTTTCAACTCATTCACTTCTGGAGACACATTTAGGATCTTCCAAATCAatgactagaccagtccattatgaaatttcagggttgAATATGTTGACTGGTTAATGGTATACAGTGTCTCTCATTTCCATTAGCCTTTAGATGATGTAAACATATTAGATAATATCCTTAATCCTTATTTTATCATTGATAATAAGCGTAAGTGATAGATTCAAATCACTCTTTGAATATCAACATGTATAAAAAACTCATGCAAACCATGATTACACTGGAATGCAAAGTGAAATTATGAACACTGGAATACAATGTGAAATTATGAATACATAAGaaaatttattgattatttggAGAAATAACACGagatatttgttttactttatcATTAAAATGAAGGTCATTATGAGTATACCTAAGCATATAGATCTAATTGAGTTATTGATAGTTATATCATTAATTTTGGTGATCAAAACTCTCCCAGAATTCGTAGATTATGGTCCCTTGTTCACCTCGGTCAACGCTTCACAGAATGACCCTGACCTCTTAAACTCTGCATTTTTATTGTTACCTCATCAGTTTATGCCCAAACATTTACGTAAAAATAggacgttatgctcacaaaattTTTAACAATCACAAGGGCAAATAATTTTGTGCCATACAATGGGGGAATATTCTTTGGCAGaactagtagtgatggtcttcAGTAAATAGAAgcgagagaaaaaaatgtaataaattgaatgttccttgtttcttgatgaaaatataactggtattcatcaagaaacaggGAATATCCTCTATTTAATTATAATGCATCTCAAATCTTGAAACTCCTTTGAGCCGTTGACAGAGGTGAAACTTAGTAAAAGGAAAGACAACTCTGGTAGAGAAAAAGAATTAGACTTTGGGTGTGGAACGTCATAGTAACGAGCATCGTTGTCTAACACACAGGTGAGATACCCACCTTTAGACAATTTCCCCCAACCACAGTCTCCCAGACAGTTGCAGGATGAGATAACCAAGATGGAAAATGAAATTAAGGCATTGCAAGAACGAAATGAGGTAATTCTCTCATGGAGTTAGTGGGTTTCTAAATAATCTGGTTTTGACATActtcatacatgtactttgttttCTCTAATTGAAGAGTTCCTAGAGGTTGTTTTTTATGTTGACTGtcctaaaatattttaaattcagATTGGTTTTCAATGAGTTTGGTGATTTAGATGACTCagagatttttttctacatACTAATTAGAATGCATGATGTTAAAATGAAAGTGTGACTGCAATATGCTAACAACTAATTAAATGTCTGCAtttaaaattaatgattaaaaaacaGTTATATAGCacttttgttttcattgaaattttcttttgaatgaaaaataacattataattagtattgaaaaactttaattacatgtaattcaaagatttttttatcagtCAAGTGTATTCTTGATTGTGCCCAAAtgttacaaaaatattgaactagattatagttaattattaatttgttgaaaagtcaaggtcatcatCAGAGACATTGAATAATTGATCAAGGTCATAAGATCAAATACTGTaaaaacatatatctatatattgtgattTTGCCATAAGAAATTTGATTCAGATGTTATTTATTAGTAACAGTGCTTTATGGATAATAATAGATTTTAGAATCAATAATCGAGAATGAAGATAAAGAGTCATCTCCCTTCAACGCGACCTTAAGCTTTTAACAGTGTGTTTtttgttgtgtatgtgtgtatttgaTTTTGTCACTCACTTAGGATTGAATTGTtgctattttatttcataattatcGGTTTATAAGGAGATTGtgagtatatatttatagtgtaatgtgtattatgtgtGTCACAAAAGGAACTCTTTCTTAACATCTTCTGGGTTAATGGGTTTCTTCAATATATTTTCTGTATACTTTTGCTTGCTATCTAACAGTGATAAACAGTTTCTGGAAAGTGGTGGTTTTATGTGAAATTCTTGAATAAAAAACCAGCAATGAAGTTAATGGATTATTGAAACAACGTATGGGAGAACACATGTCATGAACAAGAATTTCAAATGAAACATGGCTAGCATATAGAGGTTTTATActaatttgattttcaaatctACATTATGCATATTTAGGGTTCAATTATCCAACAACATTTACTGATcaaatactgtacatgtaatgcTTACTATCAGAAAATGCTCTGGTAAAATATCACTAGTAGTAGTAAGCATTACATGTGTTTTCCCTACAATTCAGAAAgaagtttttcttttcttttgaaaatgatatatatattttaataaaggAGGACATTATCCTATGATTAGGACATAATCCTATGATTAGGACATAATCCTATGATTAGGACATTATCCTATGATTAGGACATTATCCTATGATTAGGACATTATCCTATGATTAGGACATTATCCTATGATTAGGACATAATCCTATGATTAGGACATAATCCTATGATTAGGACATTATCCTATGATTAGGACATTAGGACATAATCCTATGATTAGGACATTATCCTATGATTAGGACATTATCCTATGATTAGGACATTATCCTATGATTAGGACATTATCCTATGATTAGGACATTATCCTATGATTAGGACATTATCCTATGATTAGGACATTATCCTATGATTAGGACATTATCCTATGATTAGGACATTATCCTATGATTAGGACATTATCCTATGATTAGGACATTATCCTATGATTAGGACATTATCCTATGATTAGGACATTATCCTATGATTAGGACATAATCCTATGATTAGGACATAATCCTATGATTAGGACATAATCCTATGATTAGGACATAATCCTATGATTAGGACATTATCCTATGATTAGGACATTATCCTATGATTAGGACATTATCCTATGATTAGGACATAATCCTATGATTAGGACATTAGGACATTATCCTATGATTAGGACATTATCCTATGATTAGGACATTATCCTATGATTAGGACATTATCCTATGATTAGGACATTATCCTATGATTAGGACATTATCCTATGATTAGGACATTATCCTATGATTAGGACATTATCCTATGATTAGGACATTAATCCTATGATTAGGACATTATCCTATGATTAGGACATACATTATCCTATGATTAGGACATTATCCTATGATTAGGACATTATCCTATGATTAGGACATTATCCTATGATTAGGACATAATCCTATGATTAGGACATAATCCTATGATTAGGACATTATCCTATGATTAGGACATTATCCTATGATTAGGACATTATCCTA
This portion of the Argopecten irradians isolate NY chromosome 6, Ai_NY, whole genome shotgun sequence genome encodes:
- the LOC138325608 gene encoding uncharacterized protein isoform X6, whose translation is MPLPLYSLDKVYPGQKTGRRSEQGGIDFQTYENLTTLTAPFGTNNTPVLGTKIIGGQAVTVLEHLSPKHDQYNGNGGFSITKLNDITDKPNNVNPDLLRRGARTYFSTQQKDDFDQDNFQSHLHGKPTYIGRNRPDSKSLSRGLKLDPLQTNKNKNQLSTIFEPEIGNPNALQLETEYGDKFVKDTDYERPVSDQNRMKSNGQYESANYPKALSDIGPVSRDKYSQPPAKDAYSHNDFSEQTPRTVLNEERNKLLKYLWSSNPGALPQRKIELSLLEEEKLGHIVSVELDGIPRKRLDKVHAEVISSDWAQNGTCALVAMKKALEANQIRLDPDTVRLVAAKFVDHNQNGWIFYRDFVRYLKKFLPKEQQSSTDHRHQSLPHSPMDDLNPQLHRTLGKTLQIAKQQLDDKHIKLNMSAIRRDFESKDKPHTGRLNEYDIFDVMYKNGVTLPSNVFKDLLYMKRRPPPDGLHDWEAFLSVLEMLQPDATGLELPRSKRPLEYAKPTLEMYDTWPTRSPRRDNPPYDGYRQQSDHPQEEHWQRNGYQPSFSNGDAYNQGYNGSQSYRREPSPSRAQQMSYRGDNVRYPPLDNFPQPQSPRQLQDEITKMENEIKALQERNEELMRNKREERQAVLSTVTNLGKSLYGIDERSYRSSGRVHISELIEESLKHKIPLRREYMEDAANQCRNSKGMVDIERYLDLLKTLVLN
- the LOC138325608 gene encoding uncharacterized protein isoform X7 is translated as MPKLGRRSEQGGIDFQTYENLTTLTAPFGTNNTPVLGTKIIGGQAVTVLEHLSPKHDQYNGNGGFSITKLNDITDKPNNVNPDLLRRGARTYFSTQQKDDFDQDNFQSHLHGKPTYIGRNRPDSKSLSRGLKLDPLQTNKNKNQLSTIFEPEIGNPNALQLETEYGDKFVKDTDYERPVSDQNRMKSNGQYESANYPKALSDIGPVSRDKYSQPPAKDAYSHNDFSEQTPRTVLNEERNKLLKYLWSSNPGALPQRKIELSLLEEEKLGHIVSVELDGIPRKRLDKVHAEVISSDWAQNGTCALVAMKKALEANQIRLDPDTVRLVAAKFVDHNQNGWIFYRDFVRYLKKFLPKEQQSSTDHRHQSLPHSPMDDLNPQLHRTLGKTLQIAKQQLDDKHIKLNMSAIRRDFESKDKPHTGRLNEYDIFDVMYKNGVTLPSNVFKDLLYMKRRPPPDGLHDWEAFLSVLEMLQPDATGLELPRSKRPLEYAKPTLEMYDTWPTRSPRRDNPPYDGYRQQSDHPQEEHWQRNGYQPSFSNGDAYNQGYNGSQSYRREPSPSRAQQMSYRGDNVRYPPLDNFPQPQSPRQLQDEITKMENEIKALQERNEELMRNKREERQAVLSTVTNLGKSLYGIDERSYRSSGRVHISELIEESLKHKIPLRREYMEDAANQCRNSKGMVDIERYLDLLKTLVLN
- the LOC138325608 gene encoding uncharacterized protein isoform X8, encoding MSEQGGIDFQTYENLTTLTAPFGTNNTPVLGTKIIGGQAVTVLEHLSPKHDQYNGNGGFSITKLNDITDKPNNVNPDLLRRGARTYFSTQQKDDFDQDNFQSHLHGKPTYIGRNRPDSKSLSRGLKLDPLQTNKNKNQLSTIFEPEIGNPNALQLETEYGDKFVKDTDYERPVSDQNRMKSNGQYESANYPKALSDIGPVSRDKYSQPPAKDAYSHNDFSEQTPRTVLNEERNKLLKYLWSSNPGALPQRKIELSLLEEEKLGHIVSVELDGIPRKRLDKVHAEVISSDWAQNGTCALVAMKKALEANQIRLDPDTVRLVAAKFVDHNQNGWIFYRDFVRYLKKFLPKEQQSSTDHRHQSLPHSPMDDLNPQLHRTLGKTLQIAKQQLDDKHIKLNMSAIRRDFESKDKPHTGRLNEYDIFDVMYKNGVTLPSNVFKDLLYMKRRPPPDGLHDWEAFLSVLEMLQPDATGLELPRSKRPLEYAKPTLEMYDTWPTRSPRRDNPPYDGYRQQSDHPQEEHWQRNGYQPSFSNGDAYNQGYNGSQSYRREPSPSRAQQMSYRGDNVRYPPLDNFPQPQSPRQLQDEITKMENEIKALQERNEELMRNKREERQAVLSTVTNLGKSLYGIDERSYRSSGRVHISELIEESLKHKIPLRREYMEDAANQCRNSKGMVDIERYLDLLKTLVLN